In the genome of Actinomycetes bacterium, one region contains:
- a CDS encoding DUF4012 domain-containing protein, producing the protein GKIDVAALTAAAPTLGQLVARTAAVESQVAVLPRTGVPSVLARAVTDLQTLLDQTRSTLDEGWLGARLLSPMLGADGPRTYLVVFQNNAEARGTGGLIGAYAVITASKGAVSVQRLGSVADLKSLTAPALNLGADYQGLYGSDPGLWVNVNMSPHFPYAAALMADMWRRQFGTSLDGVIATDPVALSDVLTATGPVTLADGSPVSADTAVALTMKDVYARWPLETQNGPRDAYLQSVAKSVFDALLSGSGQPRALLTQLGAAVGARRLLVYSAHPAEESLLEQTPLAGAVDGLPGPYAALVVNNAGGNKLDYYLGRTLDYALGSCTTQGRSSVITATLANGAPASGLPLYARLRLDRGSFSSAVAREGDGSTHEIVQVYAAVGAELTSATLDGAPVSVAPGTERGRPVYVVQLDIAPGRRSVLKLDLLEPASTAAPRAWVQPLVQPATVAVTPGPGCS; encoded by the coding sequence GGGAAGATCGACGTCGCCGCGCTGACCGCGGCCGCGCCGACGCTGGGCCAGCTGGTCGCGCGGACCGCCGCGGTGGAGTCGCAGGTCGCGGTGCTGCCGCGCACCGGCGTCCCCTCGGTGCTGGCCCGCGCCGTGACCGACTTGCAGACCCTGCTGGACCAGACCCGCAGCACGCTGGACGAGGGCTGGCTGGGCGCCCGGCTGCTGTCGCCGATGCTCGGCGCGGACGGCCCGCGGACCTACCTGGTGGTGTTCCAGAACAACGCCGAGGCGCGCGGCACCGGCGGGCTGATCGGCGCGTACGCGGTGATCACTGCGTCGAAGGGCGCGGTCTCTGTGCAGCGGCTCGGGTCGGTGGCCGACCTGAAGTCGCTGACCGCGCCCGCGCTGAACCTGGGGGCGGACTACCAGGGGCTGTACGGCTCCGACCCGGGGCTGTGGGTCAACGTGAACATGAGCCCGCACTTCCCCTACGCCGCCGCGCTGATGGCGGACATGTGGCGCCGGCAGTTCGGCACCTCGCTGGACGGCGTCATCGCCACCGACCCGGTCGCGCTGTCGGACGTGCTGACGGCGACCGGACCGGTCACGCTTGCCGACGGGTCGCCGGTGAGCGCGGACACCGCGGTGGCGTTGACCATGAAGGACGTCTACGCCCGGTGGCCGCTGGAGACGCAGAACGGCCCGCGGGACGCCTACCTGCAGAGCGTGGCCAAGTCGGTGTTCGACGCGCTGCTGTCCGGTTCGGGGCAGCCGCGGGCGCTGCTGACCCAGCTGGGCGCGGCGGTGGGCGCGCGGCGGCTGCTGGTCTACAGCGCGCACCCCGCTGAGGAGTCGCTGCTGGAGCAGACCCCGCTGGCCGGGGCTGTGGACGGGCTGCCCGGGCCGTACGCGGCGCTGGTGGTGAACAACGCCGGCGGCAACAAGCTGGACTACTACCTGGGGCGGACGCTGGACTACGCGCTGGGCTCCTGCACGACGCAGGGGCGGTCGAGCGTGATCACGGCGACGCTGGCGAACGGGGCGCCCGCGTCCGGGCTGCCGCTGTACGCGCGGCTGCGGCTGGACCGCGGGTCGTTCAGCTCGGCGGTCGCCCGCGAGGGGGACGGGTCCACGCACGAGATCGTGCAGGTCTACGCCGCGGTGGGCGCCGAGCTGACCTCGGCCACCCTGGACGGCGCACCGGTGTCGGTCGCACCGGGAACAGAGCGCGGGCGCCCGGTGTACGTCGTCCAGCTGGACATCGCGCCCGGTCGTCGTTCGGTGCTCAAGCTGGACCTGCTGGAGCCGGCGTCCACGGCGGCGCCGCGGGCCTGGGTGCAGCCGCTGGTGCAGCCGGCCACGGTTGCTGTGACGCCGGGCCCCGGCTGCAGCTGA